Part of the Kryptolebias marmoratus isolate JLee-2015 linkage group LG20, ASM164957v2, whole genome shotgun sequence genome, TAGAAGTCACACTGATTCCATAAAGACAGACGTGATGCTTCGCTGACAGAGATCAGAGTGTGTTTACCAGAACTGAGCAGAGGAAGGCTGATATTCAtctcacatttatttacagaatataACACCCCGTTTCTCGtaggtctctctctctctctctctctctcatgcaTGTTCATGTGTACATGCTTTCATGCATCATATAAAATAGTGACGCACATATGTTCACTGTCCAGTCTGAGCTAAATATATGTCTGCTTGTCCTGATTTAACCAAGCAAGAAgtttggacacacacacacacacacacacattgtttgtttctcattGGCTCTCCTTCCTATTGCCAATAGACCCGAGTGACAACAAACCAGAGGTCTCAGGGgctaaaacaattcaaacagcACACACGCAACAAGGCAGTATCCTGTGATAGATCTACTATCAGCAGCTGACACCTCGAAAACAGGAAAAGCATTTCAGCAGGCGCACAGATGCGCTGGTGTGTTTGGGGAGGAGCTTGAACGGATTTATAAAAACCCCTCAGACTGAGATCTCAGCTTCACTCTGCCAAGAAAGGAGGAGGACCTTCTTCAACATGTCGTACTATGAGGTAAGATGATCTAGTCGAGCGTGGAAGTGTCATTAAAACATCTGTAGTTGGCTTTTCCTTCATCATCATCTATCATCTATCTCCAGCATATCGTCTTCGACTATGACGCCAACGacacaggttctggttctggctctggATCCGGGGAGGAGGGAGCGGACCTGGAGGAGCCCTGTGGTGTGGAACACATAATGACGGCAGAGCTTCAGCGGGTCTTCTTGCCTGTGGTCTACTCCCTGATCTTCATCCTGGGCATCACAGGGAACGGCCTGGTGGTCATGGTGCTGGGCTGCCAGCGCAGGTGAGACCCCCTGGAGGAGGACTGATGGTGGGGGCTTTGGCTCCAGTGAGCGTCTGAGCTGAGTGCATGACCGGATTCTGTCTTTTCCACAGGTCCAAGTGCAGCCTGACGGACCGATATCGCCTCCATCTCTCTGCTGCTGATCTGCTCTTTGTTCTGGCGCTGCCGTTCTGGGCAGTGGACGCTGCCCTGACCGACTGGCGTTTCGGAGCAGCCGCCTGCATCGGTGTTCATGTGATCTATACCGTCAACCTGTATGGCAGCGTACTCATCCTGGCATTCATTAGCCTGGACCGGTACCTGGCGGTGGTCCGGGCCACAGACACCAACAGTGGAGGGCTGAGGCAGCTGCTGGCTCACAGACTGGTGTATGTAGGTGAGTAGCAGCAACTGGCCTTCGCTCCTGTCTTCTCTCCTGCTGTCTCTGACCTCTGTTTATCTTCCTGCACTCTTCAGGTGCGTGGTTGCCTGCAGGACTTCTCGCCGTGCCGGATCTGGTCTTTGCCAGAActcaggaaggaggagagggcTCCACTGTGTGCCAGCGCCTTTACCCTGCAGAAAGTGCTCCCATCTGGGTGGCAGTCTTCCACCTTCAGCTGGTCCTGGTGGGTCTGGTGATCCCCGGTTTGGTTCTCCTCGTGTGCTACTGTGTCATCGTCACCAGACTGACCCGAGGCCCGCTGGGGGGGCAGAGGCAGAAGCGGAGGGCAGTCAGGACTACTATCGCATTGGTACTCTGCTTCTTCGTGTGCTGGCTGCCTTACGGAGTGGGCATCTCTGTGGACGCCCTGCTGCGGCTAGAGGTCCTGCCTCGGAGCTGCAGGCTGGAGGCCGCTTTAGGGATGTGGCTGTCGGTGGCTGAGCCCATGGC contains:
- the LOC108238272 gene encoding C-X-C chemokine receptor type 4-like; this encodes MSYYEHIVFDYDANDTGSGSGSGSGEEGADLEEPCGVEHIMTAELQRVFLPVVYSLIFILGITGNGLVVMVLGCQRRSKCSLTDRYRLHLSAADLLFVLALPFWAVDAALTDWRFGAAACIGVHVIYTVNLYGSVLILAFISLDRYLAVVRATDTNSGGLRQLLAHRLVYVGAWLPAGLLAVPDLVFARTQEGGEGSTVCQRLYPAESAPIWVAVFHLQLVLVGLVIPGLVLLVCYCVIVTRLTRGPLGGQRQKRRAVRTTIALVLCFFVCWLPYGVGISVDALLRLEVLPRSCRLEAALGMWLSVAEPMAFAHCCLNPLLYAFLGAGFKSSARRALTLSRASSLKILPRRRPGTSTTTESESSSLHSS